A genomic window from Silene latifolia isolate original U9 population chromosome 11, ASM4854445v1, whole genome shotgun sequence includes:
- the LOC141614840 gene encoding F-box protein SKIP23-like, giving the protein MAFTSRHSTASTSIPSTSSQFNQAFRTSFDPLGKHILPSCTQGMWSPTSKAMDSTVEEVDPTTWRLLNPLCGIKGLFYEADPPIMGTTLDPSNYHIKELARSYSVVDDHSEDERLEKKASKVIPLSGCNKFMNQLEEVKLLAMDWDRKLYFWQQGDAYWTRVLDDNQHGFEDIVSCRGKFYAADELGTFFEIDPSKSGKEDEFSRIISAPDIIPKKDSDYDKHLLMGEYNGKVHLVLRPEENIMRTYVLEDGPGGEAHKWNTVDSLNNNVLFILNEVSFCLHPTVLEREFEGGWICFVADDAGETYRVDCSDDSYLKGLNGLKSLAYPCYFDHFAKGIVKENEMGENVTSFYSLSDHEYVSLFFPPPPWIQYYALDADKGNPPVWFDKCSLPKYEFF; this is encoded by the exons ATGGCCTTCACCTCCCGTCACTCCACGGCCAGCACGTCAATTCCCTCTACAAGTTCCCAATTTAATCAAGCCTTTAGAACATCCTTTGACCCTCTGGGAAAGCACATATTACCTTCTTGCACCCAAGGAATGTGGAGCCCAACGTCAAAAGCCATGGATAGTACGGTTGAGGAGGTCGACCCTACTACATGGAGACTTCTTAATCCCTTGTGTGGTATTAAGGGTTTATTTTACGAGGCTGATCCGCCCATCATGGGTACAACATTGGACCCATCGAATTACCATATAAAGGAACTTGCTAGGTCATACTCTGTAGTTGATGACCATAGCGAGGATGAAAGGTTGGAAAAGAAAGCTTCTAAGGTTATCCCGTTATCAGGTTGTAATAAATTTATGAACCAACTCGAAGAAGTCAAACTATTAGCCATGGATTGGGATagaaaattgtatttttggcAGCAAGGGGACGCGTATTGGACTCGCGTACTTGATGATAACCAGCATGGTTTCGAGGATATTGTCTCATGTAGGGGTAAATTCTATGCGGCTGATGAATTAGGCACATTTTttgaaattgatccatccaagtcGGGCAAGGAGGATGAATTCAGTAGGATCATTTCCGCCCCTGACATCATCCCTAAGAAAGATAGCGACTACGATAAGCACCTTTTAATGGGAGAGTATAATGGGAAGGTGCACTTGGTTTTAAGGCCGGAAGAAAACATCATGAGAACGTACGTACTAGAAGATGGACCTGGCGGAGAAGCTCATAAGTGGAATACCGTAGACAGTTTGAATAACAATGTGCTATTTATACTAAATGAG GTCTCATTTTGCTTACATCCAACTGTACTAGAGCGTGAGTTCGAAGGGGGCTGGATTTGCTTTGTCGCGGATGATGCAGGAGAAACATATCGGGTAGACTGTAGTGATGATAGCTACTTGAAAGGATTAAATGGACTCAAATCCTTAGCCTATCCATGCTATTTTGACCACTTTGCAAAGGGCATAGTAAAGGAAAATGAAATGGGTGAGAATGTCACGAGCTTTTATTCGTTGTCAGATCATGAATATGTTTCTCTCTTCTTCCCGCCACCACCTTGGATTCAATACTATGCCCTCGACGCTGATAAAGGCAATCCTCCTGTTTGGTTTGATAAGTGTAGTCTCCCAAAGTACGAATTTTTTTAG